A part of Ancylomarina subtilis genomic DNA contains:
- a CDS encoding glycoside hydrolase family 13 protein — protein MNRLKTLLIVLSLIFISGTSSFAGRIKLDHVEPMFWWANMTNPKLQVMIHGENISDCRVAIDYPGVAIDRVIKTDNPNYLFVNLLIDKSAKAGSFDILFTDKGKTKATYQYELKQRRAGSADRKGFDSSDVVYLTMPDRFSNGNPDNDTVKGMKDICDRENPNARHGGDIQGIINHLDYLQELGITALWNTPLMEDNMDKVSYHTYAISDFYKIDARYGTNDDYARLSAEAKKRGIKLIIDIVTNHSASVHWWMKDLPSKDWVHTFPEFTNSNHRKSTTNDPYVSKVDYDLNFNGWFDTSMPDLNQKNDLLLTYLIQNTIWWIEFADLGGVRVDTYPYNDKDAMAVYSGAIMTEYPNFNIVGETWLSTAAEISYWQEDALNHDAYNSNLPCVMDFSLLEAMTKALDEKLNWNTGLIRLYNSLAFDYFYPHPENIFTFMENHDTDRMMTVLNGDMRKYKMLMSFLLTTRGIPQLYYGGEILMEGRKSDGDGVMRVDFPGGWEGDQRNAFTKEGRTDRENEAFDFLKKLLNYRKNNPVLHTGKLMHFVPQDETYVYFRSNDEKTIMVIMNNDEDEAKTVDRKRFDEVMSGFTSAQNVMTGEKLNDISTIEVPAKSVMILELK, from the coding sequence ATGAATAGATTAAAAACCTTATTAATCGTATTGAGTCTCATATTTATCTCTGGGACATCTTCCTTTGCAGGGAGAATTAAATTGGATCATGTTGAACCCATGTTTTGGTGGGCGAATATGACCAATCCCAAATTACAAGTCATGATTCATGGCGAAAATATTTCAGATTGCCGGGTGGCGATTGACTACCCGGGAGTCGCAATTGATAGAGTCATTAAGACGGATAATCCCAATTATTTGTTCGTTAATCTTCTGATTGACAAATCGGCTAAAGCCGGTAGTTTTGATATCCTTTTCACAGATAAGGGCAAAACAAAAGCAACATACCAATACGAATTGAAACAAAGGCGAGCGGGTTCTGCTGATCGTAAAGGTTTTGATTCATCAGATGTGGTGTACCTCACCATGCCCGACCGTTTCTCCAACGGTAATCCCGATAACGATACTGTTAAGGGAATGAAAGATATTTGCGACAGAGAGAACCCCAATGCCCGTCATGGTGGCGATATTCAGGGAATTATCAACCATTTGGATTATTTGCAGGAACTGGGCATTACGGCTCTTTGGAATACCCCTTTGATGGAGGATAATATGGATAAGGTATCCTATCATACCTATGCTATTTCTGACTTTTATAAAATCGATGCCCGTTATGGCACGAACGATGATTATGCCCGTTTGTCTGCTGAAGCAAAGAAGCGTGGTATCAAATTGATTATCGATATTGTAACCAACCACTCAGCCTCTGTGCATTGGTGGATGAAAGATTTGCCTTCGAAGGATTGGGTTCACACTTTCCCTGAGTTTACCAATTCGAATCACCGTAAGAGTACTACGAATGATCCTTATGTATCAAAAGTCGATTACGATTTAAATTTTAATGGCTGGTTTGATACAAGTATGCCCGACTTGAATCAGAAAAACGATTTGTTGTTGACCTATTTAATTCAGAACACCATTTGGTGGATCGAATTTGCTGATTTGGGTGGTGTTCGTGTTGATACTTACCCCTATAATGATAAAGATGCGATGGCGGTTTATTCCGGAGCAATTATGACCGAATACCCGAATTTTAATATCGTTGGTGAAACCTGGTTAAGTACGGCTGCCGAAATTTCGTATTGGCAGGAAGATGCCTTAAATCACGATGCTTATAACTCAAACTTACCTTGTGTGATGGACTTTTCATTATTGGAAGCCATGACTAAAGCATTGGATGAGAAATTGAACTGGAATACGGGTTTGATTCGACTGTACAATTCTTTAGCTTTCGATTACTTCTATCCGCATCCTGAAAATATTTTCACTTTCATGGAGAATCACGACACGGATAGAATGATGACCGTCCTGAATGGTGACATGCGTAAATATAAAATGTTGATGAGTTTCTTATTGACGACTCGAGGGATTCCTCAATTGTACTACGGTGGCGAAATCCTGATGGAAGGTCGTAAATCTGATGGTGATGGGGTGATGCGTGTTGATTTTCCAGGAGGTTGGGAAGGTGACCAGAGAAATGCCTTTACAAAAGAGGGAAGAACCGATCGTGAAAATGAAGCCTTTGATTTCTTAAAAAAACTCTTGAATTACCGCAAGAATAATCCCGTATTACACACGGGTAAATTGATGCATTTTGTGCCTCAGGATGAAACTTACGTTTATTTCCGTTCGAATGATGAGAAAACCATTATGGTGATCATGAACAATGATGAAGATGAGGCTAAAACAGTCGACCGTAAAAGATTTGATGAAGTGATGTCGGGTTTTACATCAGCTCAAAATGTGATGACAGGCGAAAAATTAAACGATATCAGCACAATTGAAGTACCTGCAAAATCGGTTATGATTTTGGAATTAAAATAA
- a CDS encoding glycoside hydrolase family 65 protein, protein MNEYLKHDEWCIIEEGFTPENHRSSESIFSLGNGNMGQRAMFEEQYSGETLQGTYIAGVYYPDKTRVGWWKNGYPEYFAKVLNAPNWIGIDVKINGEMLDLAKCEVSEFIRTLNMKEGVLERSFVATMSNGNKVKIEAKRFLSIVTSEVGVIRYSVTALNFDGKISFNSYIDADVKNEDSNYDEKFWDILNTKSMTGEAYITARTKKLDFHVCMNMRYKVLKNGQDVTATADIIEKEKYVANTVEFSVEQGDELSFYKYVSVLSSLNHNKTEISGNAAKVSAAAFEKGYGALLEEHVAAWAEKWTISDIVIEGDVAAQQAIRFNIFQLNQTYTGEDERLNIGPKGFTGEKYGGSTYWDTEAYCVPFYLSTSRPEVTRNLLIYRHKQLQKAIENAEKLGFTNGAALYPMVTMNGEECHNEWEITFEEIHRNGAIAFAIYNYIRHTDDKAYLAEYGLDVLVGISRFWSQRITYSEAKKKYVMLGVTGPNEYENNVNNNWYTNTIACWCMSYTQEAFKHVKESNPARYEEIIKNLNFDFETETARWNDILENMHFPVDEETGVFMQQDGFMDKEQLMASDLDPQFRPINQFWSWDRILRSCFIKQADVLQGVYLFEENYDMETIKKNYNFYEPRTLHESSLSPCIHSILASKIGDIDSAYEMYLRTSRLDLDDYNREAHEGLHITSMAGTWMSIVEGFGGMRVVNGQLSLKPLIPEKWQSYSFKVLFRGNLLNIYVSAEEVGVINEEGDDISIFIKDDEYKIEKSSSLVIEN, encoded by the coding sequence ATGAACGAGTATTTAAAACATGATGAGTGGTGTATCATTGAAGAAGGGTTTACACCTGAAAATCATCGATCATCAGAAAGTATATTTAGTCTTGGTAATGGAAATATGGGTCAACGAGCTATGTTCGAGGAGCAATATTCCGGTGAGACTTTACAAGGAACCTACATTGCAGGGGTTTATTATCCAGACAAAACCCGAGTGGGATGGTGGAAAAACGGATACCCTGAATATTTTGCTAAGGTGCTTAATGCGCCAAATTGGATTGGCATTGATGTTAAAATAAACGGAGAAATGCTTGATTTAGCAAAATGTGAAGTGAGTGAATTTATTCGCACGCTAAACATGAAAGAAGGCGTATTGGAGCGTTCTTTTGTGGCTACAATGAGCAATGGCAATAAGGTGAAAATCGAAGCTAAACGTTTTTTGAGCATTGTAACTTCTGAAGTTGGTGTGATTCGCTATTCAGTAACAGCACTGAATTTCGATGGCAAAATCAGTTTCAATTCATATATCGATGCCGACGTTAAAAACGAAGACTCGAACTATGATGAGAAGTTTTGGGATATTTTGAACACCAAGTCGATGACTGGTGAAGCTTATATTACGGCTCGCACTAAAAAACTTGATTTCCATGTTTGTATGAACATGCGTTATAAGGTTTTAAAGAACGGACAGGATGTAACTGCAACCGCTGATATCATCGAAAAGGAAAAGTATGTTGCCAACACCGTTGAATTTAGTGTTGAGCAAGGCGATGAGCTTAGCTTTTACAAATATGTGAGTGTTTTAAGTTCATTAAATCACAACAAAACAGAGATCAGTGGCAATGCAGCTAAGGTTTCAGCTGCTGCTTTCGAAAAAGGTTATGGTGCCCTACTGGAAGAACATGTTGCAGCCTGGGCTGAAAAATGGACGATTTCTGATATCGTAATTGAAGGGGATGTGGCTGCTCAGCAGGCGATTCGTTTCAATATTTTCCAGTTGAATCAAACCTATACAGGTGAAGATGAGCGTTTGAATATTGGTCCTAAGGGATTTACTGGTGAGAAATACGGTGGGTCTACTTATTGGGATACTGAAGCTTATTGTGTGCCATTCTATTTGAGTACATCTCGTCCGGAAGTGACTCGTAATCTGTTGATTTATCGTCACAAGCAATTGCAAAAAGCAATTGAGAATGCTGAGAAATTAGGATTCACAAATGGGGCTGCTCTTTATCCTATGGTAACTATGAATGGTGAAGAGTGCCATAACGAATGGGAAATTACTTTTGAAGAAATTCACCGTAATGGAGCCATTGCATTTGCCATTTATAACTACATCCGTCATACAGATGATAAAGCGTATTTAGCTGAATATGGTCTGGATGTTTTGGTTGGAATTTCACGTTTCTGGAGTCAGAGAATTACTTACTCAGAGGCGAAAAAGAAATATGTGATGCTTGGCGTTACCGGACCTAATGAGTACGAGAACAATGTGAACAACAACTGGTATACCAATACCATTGCTTGTTGGTGTATGTCTTATACTCAGGAAGCATTCAAACATGTGAAAGAGAGTAATCCTGCACGTTACGAGGAAATTATCAAAAACCTGAATTTCGATTTCGAAACAGAAACGGCCAGATGGAATGATATTCTTGAAAATATGCATTTCCCTGTTGATGAGGAAACCGGTGTTTTCATGCAACAAGATGGTTTCATGGACAAGGAACAGTTGATGGCTTCCGATTTGGATCCTCAATTCCGTCCGATCAACCAGTTCTGGTCTTGGGATAGAATTCTTCGTTCATGTTTTATCAAACAAGCTGATGTCTTACAAGGCGTTTATTTGTTTGAAGAGAACTACGACATGGAAACCATCAAGAAGAATTATAATTTCTATGAGCCAAGAACACTTCACGAGTCGTCATTATCACCATGTATCCACTCTATTTTGGCTTCAAAAATTGGAGATATCGATAGTGCTTACGAAATGTATTTAAGAACGTCTCGTTTGGACTTGGATGATTACAATCGTGAAGCTCACGAAGGCTTACATATTACCAGTATGGCTGGTACATGGATGTCGATTGTAGAAGGTTTTGGAGGTATGCGTGTGGTTAATGGACAACTTAGCCTGAAGCCTTTAATTCCTGAAAAATGGCAATCTTATTCTTTTAAAGTATTGTTCCGTGGTAACCTGCTTAATATTTATGTGTCAGCTGAGGAAGTTGGTGTCATAAATGAAGAAGGGGATGATATTTCAATCTTTATCAAGGACGATGAATATAAAATAGAGAAGAGCAGTAGTCTTGTTATAGAAAATTAA
- the pgmB gene encoding beta-phosphoglucomutase — translation MGAISACIFDLDGVVVDTAKYHYIAWKSLANGLGFDFTEEDNERLKGVSRMRSLEILMEIGGVDLDEETQLKLAAKKNEEYLQYILKMTPDEILPGVKDFFEDLKAKGIKIALGSASKNAMTILNQLELTPYFDAIVDGTHVSKAKPDPEVFLKGAELLGFDPANCVVFEDAEAGVEAAINGGMRCVGIGSPEVLNKANFVVPGFEGFSFEKMESELK, via the coding sequence ATGGGAGCGATTAGTGCATGTATTTTTGATTTAGATGGTGTTGTAGTTGATACTGCGAAATACCACTATATAGCTTGGAAAAGCTTGGCCAATGGATTGGGCTTCGATTTTACAGAGGAGGATAATGAACGATTGAAAGGTGTGAGCCGTATGCGTTCTTTGGAGATTCTAATGGAAATTGGAGGCGTTGATCTTGATGAAGAAACGCAATTGAAATTGGCTGCTAAAAAGAATGAGGAATATTTACAATATATTCTGAAGATGACACCTGATGAAATTTTACCTGGTGTGAAGGATTTCTTTGAAGATCTAAAAGCTAAAGGTATTAAGATTGCCTTGGGCTCTGCAAGTAAGAATGCCATGACCATTCTTAATCAATTGGAACTGACCCCATATTTCGATGCGATTGTTGATGGAACACATGTTAGCAAAGCTAAGCCGGATCCGGAGGTATTTCTTAAAGGTGCCGAACTTTTAGGTTTCGATCCAGCTAACTGTGTTGTGTTTGAAGATGCTGAGGCTGGTGTAGAGGCCGCAATAAATGGCGGTATGCGTTGTGTCGGAATTGGTTCGCCTGAGGTGTTAAATAAGGCCAATTTCGTTGTTCCGGGGTTTGAGGGTTTTTCTTTTGAAAAAATGGAATCCGAATTAAAATAA
- a CDS encoding MFS transporter — protein MKKQPRLNFWQIWNVSFGFLGIQMGFALQGANVSRILSNLGADLHHLSLFWLAAPVMGLIVQPIVGGASDRTWNRLGRRGPYIFGGAIVAALAMFFLPNAGIAVYVMPALVFGALMFAIMDGSFNITMQPFRALVADMVPSEQRNLGYSVQSFLINTGAVLGSILPFVLTNVLGVANVAPDGEVPSSVVWSFYIGGGALLLSVIWTVFRTKEYAPKEYAEYKGLDLTKKKDPSEKGVMGFFRLLKQTPKTMLQLAIVQFFSWFALYLMWVYTTSAVAQHIWGCPISDTSSKAYQDAGNWVGILFAGYSLFAAIFSIFMSRIATKIGRKTVYSVSLLLGGLGFLSTLMFSGGDMIHLNLLITQVVVPSSAVYWLIPMVGVGIAWAAILAMPYAILSDSLPADKMGIFMGIFNFTIAGPQIVSGFVGGPILKEFFNGEAIYVLVLCGVCMILGAISVMFVKQAKAVN, from the coding sequence ATGAAGAAACAACCTCGTTTAAATTTTTGGCAAATTTGGAATGTGAGTTTTGGTTTTCTTGGAATACAGATGGGGTTTGCTTTGCAAGGTGCCAATGTAAGTCGTATTCTATCGAATTTAGGTGCTGATTTGCATCACCTTTCACTTTTTTGGTTAGCTGCTCCTGTAATGGGCTTAATTGTTCAGCCTATAGTTGGTGGCGCTAGTGATAGAACCTGGAATCGATTAGGACGTAGGGGGCCTTATATTTTTGGTGGAGCCATTGTTGCAGCCTTAGCCATGTTCTTTTTACCGAATGCGGGTATCGCTGTGTATGTAATGCCAGCCTTGGTATTTGGAGCCTTAATGTTTGCCATTATGGATGGGTCCTTTAATATTACAATGCAACCTTTCAGAGCTTTAGTAGCCGATATGGTACCTTCAGAACAACGTAACCTTGGTTATTCTGTCCAGAGTTTCCTTATCAATACGGGTGCTGTTTTGGGGTCCATTTTACCTTTTGTATTAACCAATGTTTTGGGGGTTGCCAATGTTGCTCCTGATGGAGAAGTGCCTTCTTCTGTCGTTTGGTCTTTCTATATAGGAGGTGGTGCTCTCTTGCTTTCCGTTATTTGGACAGTATTCAGAACAAAAGAATACGCTCCTAAAGAGTATGCAGAGTACAAGGGACTTGATTTGACTAAAAAGAAGGATCCGAGTGAGAAAGGTGTCATGGGTTTTTTCCGTTTGTTGAAGCAAACGCCAAAAACGATGTTGCAACTTGCTATTGTTCAGTTCTTTTCTTGGTTTGCCTTGTATTTAATGTGGGTTTATACAACTTCTGCTGTAGCTCAGCATATTTGGGGTTGCCCAATAAGCGATACGTCATCAAAAGCTTATCAGGATGCGGGTAACTGGGTCGGTATTTTATTTGCTGGTTACAGTCTATTTGCAGCAATATTTTCAATTTTCATGTCACGAATAGCCACTAAAATAGGTCGTAAAACGGTTTATAGTGTGTCTCTTTTACTGGGAGGCCTTGGCTTTTTGTCTACCCTGATGTTTTCGGGTGGAGACATGATTCATTTAAATTTATTGATCACACAGGTTGTTGTGCCTTCAAGTGCAGTTTATTGGTTAATTCCTATGGTTGGAGTCGGCATTGCCTGGGCAGCTATTCTGGCTATGCCTTATGCGATTTTATCTGACTCCTTGCCAGCCGATAAAATGGGCATTTTTATGGGAATTTTTAATTTCACGATTGCAGGTCCTCAGATTGTTAGTGGTTTTGTTGGTGGTCCAATTTTGAAAGAATTTTTCAATGGTGAAGCCATATATGTTTTGGTTTTATGCGGTGTATGCATGATTTTGGGAGCCATCTCGGTTATGTTTGTTAAGCAAGCTAAAGCTGTGAACTAA
- a CDS encoding LacI family DNA-binding transcriptional regulator: MRSGQVTIKDIAKELGISASTVSRALKDHPDISVKTKEAVNALAKAWHYKPNAVALSLRSSKSNVIGVIIPEIVHHFFSSVISGIEKIAHDGGYNVMIFQSNESYERELDNAQALLSSRVDGVLVSMSKETKNYDHFRELRSNGIPIVFFDRICNELSSDNVIVDDFAGAFSAVQHLIDTGCKRIAHLSAPQHMLIGQNRLQGYRQALIKNKRAVDEDLIIKCDSFDEAKELVPALLSLPERPDAIFAVNELTAAGALSVVKKAGLRVPEDISIIGFTDGIVSRVTDPALTTLEQHGQEVGLKATELLLERIKDRSMDYEPVTRVVKTSLVVRESTRYKD; encoded by the coding sequence ATGAGAAGCGGACAGGTAACCATAAAAGATATCGCTAAAGAGTTAGGTATTTCAGCTTCAACAGTGTCAAGAGCTTTAAAAGATCATCCGGATATAAGTGTGAAAACGAAGGAGGCGGTGAATGCTTTGGCTAAGGCCTGGCATTATAAGCCCAATGCCGTTGCTTTAAGTTTGAGAAGTAGTAAAAGCAATGTTATTGGTGTGATTATTCCTGAAATAGTTCATCATTTCTTTTCTTCGGTTATTAGTGGTATTGAAAAAATAGCCCACGATGGAGGCTACAATGTTATGATTTTTCAGTCCAATGAATCTTACGAACGTGAACTGGATAATGCACAAGCGTTATTATCAAGTCGAGTTGATGGTGTTTTGGTTTCAATGTCAAAAGAGACCAAAAATTATGATCATTTTCGCGAGCTGAGAAGTAATGGGATACCTATCGTATTTTTTGATCGTATTTGTAATGAATTATCTTCAGATAATGTGATTGTTGATGATTTTGCAGGTGCTTTTTCAGCGGTTCAACATTTGATCGATACAGGGTGTAAACGAATTGCACATTTGTCGGCCCCACAGCACATGCTTATTGGTCAAAATAGATTACAAGGTTATCGTCAGGCATTAATTAAGAATAAACGTGCTGTCGATGAAGACCTGATTATAAAGTGTGACAGTTTTGATGAAGCCAAAGAGTTGGTCCCTGCCTTGTTGAGCCTTCCTGAACGTCCCGATGCGATATTTGCTGTGAACGAACTGACTGCGGCAGGTGCTCTTTCAGTTGTTAAGAAAGCAGGTCTGCGTGTTCCGGAGGATATTTCAATTATTGGTTTTACTGATGGTATTGTGTCTCGTGTGACAGATCCGGCCTTAACCACTTTGGAGCAACATGGTCAGGAGGTTGGTTTAAAAGCAACAGAACTACTACTAGAAAGAATAAAAGATAGGAGTATGGATTATGAACCTGTAACTCGAGTCGTTAAAACTTCACTTGTGGTTAGGGAATCAACCAGATACAAGGATTAA
- a CDS encoding SusC/RagA family TonB-linked outer membrane protein, translated as MKLNISMFRKLLLLLVMVCSFTITQAQEKVVSGTVTDANDGMGIPGVSVVVKGTTTGTSTDFDGHFSISADASSTLVFSFIGYKSQEIPVGDQTNLNIALATNTENLSEVVVIGYGQVKKEDATGSVIAIKSDDFNKGSISSPQELLTGKMPGVTITSGGGAPGAGSTIRIRGGSSLSASNDPLIIIDGVPVSSDAVSGMRNPLNTINPNDIATFTVLKDASATAIYGSRASNGVILVTTKKGKKGQDFKVNYSGNVSVNTVAKQINLLNTEELGEVIQQYYPDKINLLGTENTDWQKEIFETSISHDHNINFSGSEYNTPYRVSIGYTDQEGILKTSSLERYTGALTLNPTFFDDHLKVNINAKGLYIKNRFADTGAIGGALAFDPSRPVKSDDTKYDKYGNYYTYFNGDVRDVLAPTNPLALLNQKRDESEVKRFIGNTQFDYKFHFLPELRANLNVAYDYSKSEGDIIEDAEAAWTESSNGNGSRKVYSQEKKNELVEFYLNYKKDFDQFDSKIDLVGGYSWQHFWREDANSATTTFDQSFEKSPASQSGTENYLVSFFGRMNYTFKDRYLLTFTLRQDGSSRFSKDNRWGLFPSAAFAWRMNEELFLKKFEKLSNLKLRLGYGVTGQQEIGQGDYPYQGIYNIGNDQARYQFGDTYYNTIRPNAYDADIKWEETTTYNIGLDFGFFNNRLNGSVDAYKRKTKDLINEIDVAAGSNLKNRVVTNIGSLENEGLEISLNGIIVSNDDWNWELNANAAYNKNEITKLTDSNDPNFKGVFTGGISGGTGNNIQIHSTGHAANAFYVYQQMYDVNGKPLEGVYVDRNNDGQITLEGDRYIYQKPSADWTFGFGSNLGYKKWTLSMNARLSLGNYVYNNIESDKGHFEGVVSSLNNITNRVANANDAKFFTAQYHSDYFIQDASFFKLDNVTLGYDLGKVCQDKLNIYLYTTVQNVFTITDYKGLDPEIFGGIDNNIYPRPRTFLLGVNVNF; from the coding sequence ATGAAACTTAACATTAGTATGTTCAGAAAACTGCTTCTCTTGTTGGTTATGGTATGCTCTTTTACCATTACACAAGCTCAGGAAAAAGTAGTTTCCGGTACAGTTACCGATGCAAACGATGGCATGGGAATCCCCGGTGTTTCTGTAGTTGTTAAAGGAACCACTACGGGTACGAGTACTGACTTTGATGGTCATTTTTCCATTTCTGCCGATGCATCTTCAACTTTGGTATTTTCTTTTATTGGATATAAGAGTCAAGAAATACCCGTTGGCGATCAAACTAACTTGAACATTGCTTTAGCAACCAATACCGAAAACCTTTCCGAAGTTGTTGTGATTGGTTATGGACAAGTTAAAAAAGAAGATGCTACGGGTTCTGTTATAGCCATCAAATCAGATGATTTCAATAAAGGATCTATTTCATCGCCACAGGAACTACTAACTGGTAAAATGCCGGGTGTAACAATTACCTCAGGAGGTGGCGCACCTGGGGCAGGTTCTACCATTCGTATTCGTGGGGGATCTTCTCTCTCAGCCAGCAATGATCCATTGATTATTATTGATGGCGTCCCTGTAAGCAGCGATGCCGTTTCAGGTATGCGTAACCCATTAAACACGATCAATCCGAATGATATTGCGACTTTCACAGTATTAAAAGATGCTTCGGCAACAGCTATCTATGGTTCAAGAGCTTCGAATGGTGTTATTCTTGTAACAACTAAGAAGGGTAAAAAAGGACAGGATTTTAAAGTCAATTATTCTGGAAATGTTTCAGTTAATACCGTTGCAAAACAAATTAATCTGCTTAACACCGAAGAACTGGGAGAAGTCATTCAACAATATTACCCTGACAAAATTAATCTGTTAGGAACAGAAAATACAGACTGGCAAAAAGAAATCTTCGAAACGTCAATCAGTCACGATCACAACATTAACTTCTCTGGCTCAGAATACAACACGCCTTACCGTGTATCAATTGGGTATACTGATCAGGAAGGGATATTGAAAACTTCGAGTTTAGAACGTTATACAGGTGCATTGACCTTAAATCCTACATTCTTTGATGATCACTTAAAAGTGAACATTAATGCAAAGGGGTTGTATATTAAGAATCGTTTTGCTGATACCGGAGCAATAGGTGGTGCCCTTGCATTTGATCCTAGCCGTCCTGTAAAATCAGACGATACCAAATACGACAAATACGGCAATTACTATACTTACTTTAACGGTGATGTAAGAGACGTATTGGCACCTACAAATCCATTAGCTCTTTTAAATCAAAAAAGAGATGAGTCGGAAGTAAAAAGATTTATTGGTAATACACAATTTGATTACAAGTTCCATTTCTTGCCAGAACTTAGAGCCAATTTGAATGTGGCATACGATTACTCAAAATCAGAAGGTGATATCATAGAAGATGCTGAAGCTGCCTGGACTGAATCCAGTAATGGGAATGGTTCGAGGAAAGTTTATTCGCAAGAAAAGAAAAACGAATTGGTAGAATTCTATTTAAACTATAAAAAAGATTTTGACCAATTTGATTCAAAAATTGATTTGGTTGGAGGATATTCGTGGCAACACTTCTGGAGAGAAGATGCAAATAGTGCAACAACCACATTTGATCAGTCATTCGAAAAATCGCCCGCTTCACAGTCAGGAACTGAAAATTACCTCGTTTCATTTTTTGGACGTATGAACTATACATTCAAAGATCGCTACTTATTAACCTTCACACTTCGTCAGGATGGTTCTTCAAGATTCTCAAAAGACAATCGTTGGGGACTTTTCCCATCTGCTGCCTTTGCATGGCGAATGAATGAAGAGCTTTTCTTAAAGAAGTTTGAAAAATTATCTAACTTGAAATTACGTTTAGGTTATGGTGTAACAGGTCAGCAAGAAATTGGACAAGGAGATTATCCTTACCAGGGGATCTATAACATCGGTAATGATCAGGCTCGTTATCAATTTGGAGATACTTACTACAATACAATCCGTCCCAATGCTTACGATGCAGATATCAAATGGGAAGAGACAACCACTTATAATATTGGATTAGACTTTGGTTTCTTCAACAACAGATTAAATGGTAGTGTAGATGCTTATAAGCGTAAAACTAAAGACTTGATCAATGAAATTGATGTAGCCGCAGGTTCAAACCTTAAAAATCGTGTTGTAACCAATATTGGTTCTCTTGAAAATGAAGGTCTCGAAATTTCTTTAAACGGAATTATTGTTTCAAATGATGACTGGAATTGGGAATTGAATGCCAATGCCGCTTACAACAAAAATGAAATCACCAAATTAACCGACTCAAATGATCCAAACTTCAAAGGGGTCTTTACAGGTGGAATTTCTGGTGGTACAGGAAATAACATTCAAATTCATAGCACAGGTCATGCTGCAAACGCATTCTATGTTTATCAACAAATGTACGATGTAAATGGAAAACCTCTTGAAGGTGTTTATGTTGACCGTAACAATGATGGTCAAATTACTCTTGAAGGTGATCGTTATATCTACCAAAAGCCGTCGGCCGATTGGACTTTCGGATTTGGATCTAACTTGGGTTACAAAAAATGGACACTATCGATGAATGCCCGTTTAAGTTTAGGTAATTACGTTTACAACAACATCGAATCAGACAAAGGTCATTTCGAAGGCGTAGTTAGCTCACTTAACAACATTACGAACCGTGTGGCTAATGCTAATGACGCAAAGTTCTTTACTGCTCAATACCACTCTGATTATTTCATTCAGGATGCCTCATTCTTTAAGCTGGATAATGTCACACTAGGTTATGATTTGGGTAAAGTTTGCCAGGATAAACTGAATATCTATTTGTATACGACTGTTCAAAATGTATTCACTATTACAGATTACAAAGGATTGGATCCTGAGATATTTGGTGGTATTGATAATAACATCTACCCAAGACCAAGAACATTCCTATTGGGAGTAAACGTTAATTTCTAA